A window of the Parabacteroides merdae ATCC 43184 genome harbors these coding sequences:
- the pgeF gene encoding peptidoglycan editing factor PgeF yields the protein MKNMKIGTTKKMKILPNDKVKMLQFPVLSEDCNISHFVTTRQGGVSKGAYASFNPGEYSGDNPEAVRANRKLLSDAIRIPSERIFAPFQVHGAEVRSIEPSFLSLPLEEQQLYMHGVDALVTDVPEVCIAVSTADCVPVLLYAPDVKAVAAVHAGWRGTVLRIAGKTVRILMDEYGADPRLMKAGIAPSIGPEAFEVGEEVVDAFREAGFEMSCILKRDADTGKAHIDLWEANRLQLLTEGLSAGNIELAGICTYAHPDEFFSARRLGIKSGRILSGIFLRGSSLFIQ from the coding sequence ATGAAGAATATGAAGATTGGGACGACGAAGAAGATGAAGATACTTCCAAATGATAAAGTGAAGATGTTGCAATTTCCCGTATTAAGCGAGGATTGCAACATCTCTCATTTTGTGACAACCCGTCAGGGAGGAGTGAGCAAAGGTGCGTATGCATCCTTTAACCCTGGCGAATACAGTGGGGACAATCCGGAAGCTGTCCGAGCGAACCGGAAACTTCTTTCGGATGCAATCAGGATACCATCCGAACGTATCTTCGCGCCTTTTCAGGTTCATGGGGCGGAGGTCCGTTCGATCGAACCTTCTTTTCTTTCCCTTCCATTGGAAGAACAGCAGCTTTATATGCATGGTGTAGATGCCTTGGTGACGGATGTGCCGGAAGTTTGCATCGCTGTCTCGACAGCCGATTGTGTCCCTGTCTTGCTGTATGCTCCCGATGTGAAGGCTGTAGCTGCCGTTCATGCCGGTTGGCGGGGAACTGTATTGCGGATTGCCGGGAAAACTGTTCGCATCCTCATGGATGAATATGGAGCCGATCCTCGTCTCATGAAAGCCGGCATTGCTCCTTCCATCGGTCCCGAAGCCTTCGAAGTTGGCGAAGAGGTCGTCGACGCCTTTCGGGAGGCCGGTTTTGAAATGTCGTGTATCTTGAAGCGCGATGCCGATACCGGAAAAGCCCATATCGATTTGTGGGAGGCCAACCGTCTGCAATTATTGACAGAAGGCCTTTCGGCCGGAAATATCGAACTAGCCGGAATCTGTACCTACGCCCATCCCGACGAGTTTTTCTCCGCCCGTCGTCTGGGAATCAAAAGCGGGCGTATCCTGTCCGGTATTTTCTTGCGTGGTTCCTCCCTGTTTATACAATAA
- the hpt gene encoding hypoxanthine phosphoribosyltransferase → MDRIRLKDKEFELFIPEEEIKDAIAKVAERIREDVKGTNPLFVGILNGAFMFTAELMRQLNEPYEITFARYSSYKGTSTTGVVREIMPVQADVKGRTLIMIEDIIDTGFTMQYVMDKLRKDGAADVKLATMLFKPDSLRCNLKPDYIGIRIPSDFIVGYGLDYDEMGRAYRNIYKIIDN, encoded by the coding sequence ATGGATAGAATCCGATTAAAAGACAAAGAATTTGAACTCTTTATCCCGGAAGAGGAGATAAAGGATGCAATTGCAAAAGTCGCAGAACGTATCCGGGAGGATGTAAAAGGCACGAATCCGTTGTTTGTGGGAATCCTGAATGGAGCTTTTATGTTTACTGCCGAGTTGATGCGTCAGTTGAACGAACCGTATGAGATCACCTTTGCTCGTTATTCTTCTTATAAAGGGACCAGTACGACCGGTGTCGTGCGTGAAATCATGCCGGTGCAGGCCGATGTGAAAGGGCGGACTTTGATCATGATAGAGGATATTATAGATACCGGATTTACGATGCAATATGTTATGGATAAACTCCGTAAGGATGGTGCTGCCGATGTCAAACTGGCGACCATGTTGTTTAAGCCGGATTCATTGAGATGCAATTTGAAACCCGATTATATCGGCATTCGGATTCCGAGTGATTTTATTGTCGGTTACGGCCTGGATTATGATGAAATGGGGCGGGCTTACCGAAATATATATAAGATAATTGACAATTGA
- a CDS encoding B3/B4 domain-containing protein: MTNISISEEIATACPDLHVLVLSCDVCNSEPDERLWQEIADEEKAVRETVKLEQINKWLPIQATRQAYKRLGKDPNRYRPSSEALRRRILRELPLYKVDTLVDLINLVSIRSGYSIGGFDADKIAGGSLVLGVGREGEIYHGIGRGELNIAGLPVYRDAVGGVGTPTSDEERTKIGLDTTHLLMIINGYSGLEGLEAAGKYAVGLLSKYVSAINMEAELVTAKDRTKIAL, encoded by the coding sequence ATGACAAATATTTCAATTTCAGAAGAAATAGCCACGGCCTGTCCGGATTTGCATGTTTTGGTTCTGTCTTGTGATGTTTGCAATTCTGAACCGGACGAAAGGCTTTGGCAGGAGATAGCGGACGAAGAAAAGGCTGTCCGGGAAACAGTCAAGCTGGAACAAATCAACAAATGGCTCCCTATACAGGCTACTCGCCAGGCTTATAAGCGTTTGGGAAAAGATCCGAATCGTTATCGTCCTTCTTCTGAAGCCTTGCGGAGGCGCATTCTCCGTGAATTACCCCTTTATAAGGTCGATACGCTGGTCGATCTCATCAATTTGGTTTCTATCCGTAGCGGATATTCCATCGGAGGCTTCGATGCGGATAAAATTGCCGGTGGCAGTCTGGTGTTGGGAGTCGGCAGGGAAGGTGAAATTTATCATGGAATCGGGCGTGGAGAATTGAATATTGCAGGTCTGCCCGTTTACCGGGATGCAGTCGGTGGGGTAGGAACTCCGACGAGTGATGAGGAACGGACAAAAATAGGACTGGATACGACTCACTTGTTAATGATTATAAATGGTTATTCAGGATTGGAGGGGTTGGAGGCGGCAGGAAAGTATGCCGTGGGCTTATTAAGCAAATATGTTTCAGCTATAAACATGGAGGCGGAACTTGTCACAGCCAAAGATCGGACGAAAATAGCGCTATAA
- a CDS encoding antitoxin: MLGLHFVSTGKLPIKIGKIFGTLFEKKHSGDYDDFAYCDEELVNELYPQTEIYIITIEKLILSD, translated from the coding sequence ATGCTTGGCTTACATTTTGTATCTACAGGAAAGTTGCCGATTAAAATAGGTAAGATATTTGGAACGTTGTTTGAAAAGAAGCATAGTGGAGACTATGATGATTTTGCGTACTGCGACGAAGAATTAGTGAATGAGTTATATCCTCAAACTGAAATATACATTATTACAATTGAAAAATTAATCCTTTCTGACTAA
- a CDS encoding adenylate kinase — MLNIVIFGAPGSGKGTQSELIIKEYGLDHISTGDVLRSEMKNETELGKIAKDYIEKGQLVPDELIVDMLAKVLDSKVNSKGVIFDGFPRTIPQAKALKEMLNKRGTDVSVMLNLQVEEEELINRLLERGKVSGRSDDNLETIKSRLDVYHKQTAPLADYYIGEGKHVAIKGMGTIEEIFGRIKDAVNNL, encoded by the coding sequence ATGTTGAACATTGTTATTTTTGGTGCTCCCGGTTCAGGAAAGGGAACACAGAGCGAATTGATTATTAAAGAATATGGTTTGGATCATATCTCTACAGGTGATGTTTTGCGTTCTGAAATGAAGAACGAGACAGAGCTGGGTAAGATTGCTAAAGATTACATTGAAAAAGGACAACTGGTTCCGGATGAACTGATCGTTGACATGCTGGCTAAGGTTTTGGACAGCAAGGTGAACTCCAAAGGCGTCATCTTCGATGGTTTCCCCCGTACTATCCCGCAGGCTAAGGCACTGAAAGAAATGTTGAACAAACGTGGAACCGATGTTTCCGTTATGCTGAACCTTCAGGTAGAAGAAGAAGAACTGATCAACCGCCTGTTGGAACGTGGTAAGGTTTCAGGCCGTTCGGATGACAATCTGGAAACAATCAAGTCAAGATTGGACGTTTATCACAAACAGACAGCTCCTTTGGCAGATTATTATATCGGTGAAGGCAAACATGTCGCCATCAAAGGTATGGGTACAATCGAAGAGATTTTCGGTCGTATCAAGGATGCTGTAAATAATTTGTAA
- the obgE gene encoding GTPase ObgE has protein sequence MAESNFVDYVKIYCRSGKGGRGSSHFRREKYIPKGGPDGGDGGRGGHVYLRGNRNYWTLLHLKYERHIMATNGEGGGAKRSFGKDGEDRVIEVPCGTVVYDAETGEFICDVTEDGQKVMLLKGGRGGLGNCHFKTSTNQAPRYAQPGEPAQERMVILQLKLLADVGLVGFPNAGKSTLLSVVSAAKPKIANYPFTTLEPNLGIVSYRDNRSFVMADIPGIIEGASEGKGLGLRFLRHIERNSLLLFMVPADADDIKKEYEILLGELVKYNPDLQDKSRVLAITKSDMLDEELIEALSEDLPEGVPYVFISSVTGMGITELKDLLWKELNKETFHEVERIVHKNIDVGALSLDDDDFIIPLDEDDPDDDEEYEEYEDWDDEEDEDTSK, from the coding sequence GTGGCTGAATCAAACTTTGTGGATTATGTAAAGATCTATTGCCGTTCTGGTAAGGGCGGGAGAGGGTCTTCTCACTTTCGCCGCGAGAAATACATTCCGAAAGGAGGTCCCGACGGAGGCGATGGAGGACGAGGAGGCCATGTGTATCTTCGTGGAAACCGGAATTATTGGACGCTTCTCCATCTGAAGTATGAACGTCATATTATGGCGACGAATGGTGAAGGTGGCGGAGCCAAACGTAGTTTCGGGAAAGACGGTGAGGATCGTGTGATAGAGGTTCCTTGCGGAACAGTCGTTTATGATGCCGAAACGGGCGAGTTTATCTGTGACGTGACCGAAGACGGTCAGAAGGTAATGTTGTTGAAAGGCGGACGCGGAGGATTGGGTAACTGCCACTTCAAGACGTCGACCAACCAGGCTCCCCGCTATGCGCAACCCGGCGAACCGGCACAGGAGCGTATGGTGATCCTGCAATTGAAGCTGTTGGCTGATGTCGGTCTGGTCGGTTTCCCGAATGCCGGAAAGTCGACATTGCTGTCTGTCGTTTCAGCTGCCAAACCGAAGATTGCCAATTATCCGTTTACTACGCTCGAACCGAACTTGGGTATAGTAAGCTATCGCGACAACCGTTCATTCGTCATGGCCGATATCCCTGGCATTATCGAGGGAGCCAGTGAAGGTAAAGGTTTGGGGTTAAGGTTCCTGCGTCATATCGAACGTAATTCGTTGCTTTTGTTTATGGTTCCTGCCGATGCGGATGATATCAAGAAGGAATACGAAATCCTTTTAGGCGAACTGGTCAAGTATAATCCGGATTTGCAGGATAAAAGCCGTGTCCTGGCTATCACCAAGAGCGATATGCTGGATGAAGAGTTGATTGAGGCATTGTCCGAAGATCTGCCGGAAGGCGTTCCCTATGTCTTTATCTCCTCCGTTACCGGAATGGGGATCACCGAGCTGAAAGACTTGCTGTGGAAGGAACTGAACAAGGAAACGTTCCACGAGGTAGAGCGTATTGTACATAAGAACATCGATGTAGGCGCACTTTCGCTAGATGATGACGATTTTATCATTCCTCTTGATGAAGATGATCCCGACGACGATGAAGAGTATGAAGAATATGAAGATTGGGACGACGAAGAAGATGAAGATACTTCCAAATGA